CTCGTCCGCCCCGCTTCCGCCCGCTTCCTCACCGCCCCGGCAACACCAACCCCAACGCCCCCTCCCGCACCGTCCACGTCCGTCTCCGTACCGGTCCCGCCACCCCCGCGTCCGCCCGGTAGCGGAAATCCGCCCCGGTGACGGTCACCGTCCTGCCGGTGGCCAGCAGCGGGGACGCCTCCGCGCCCACCGACAGCGGGCGTATCTCCACCGAGGCCAGGCCGCCGCCGTAGCCGGGGGTCACCGAGACCGCCTCCAGGGGTTGGTCCAGGTCCACCAGCGTGACCCCGTCGACCTCCACCCGCAGCCGCGAGGGCCCGGGAAGGACAGGCGCGGTCTCCCGGGCGGGACGGGCCGGCACCAGGGTCCGTACGAGGGACTGGCAGGTCCGCAGCCAGGGCCGCGCGGCCTCCACGGGCTCCTCCCGCGCGACCAGCGCGGGAATCCGCAGTGCGCCGAGGACCACCCCGTCGCTGTCGTCCACGAGCATGTCCAGCCGCCGCTCGGTCCCCTCCAGCACCGCTCGCGCGGCCGCCACCGCCCCCATCGGCACCCCGAGGGCGTGGGCGACTCCGAGCATCGGCCCCACCGGCACCACCGACAGCACACATTCGGCCAGCTGCCGCTGCCGGTGCAGCAGCACCACCGCCCGCATCAGCGCACGGTCGTCGCCGACGACCACCGGCCGCCGCGAGCCGCGCCGCGCCAGCGCCCGGGCGAACTCCTCGGGCCCGTCCGGCAGACACACCTTCGTCGCCGCACCCGCGCTGAGCACGTCTTTCACGATCCGTACGGACTCGCCGTCCGTCTGCCGGGCGACCGGGTCGATCACCACCAGCAGGTGATCAAAAGTCGCGGAAGTCGCCACCTCGGCCATGCCTCGCTTCCTCGGGTAGCATCTTGGTGCAAGAGCCCCTTGCGCTATTGCGCCAGGGGCTTCGTCTATTCCGGGGCACCCGGGTCCGACGGGCAGCGGCCGACGACGGCCGTGGTGCACGCGACGGAGGAACCGTACGCGTACGCCCCCGACCTTGGACATGCCCCGCCCGGAAGGGGTGTACGCGCGTGCCCGCACTTGTGCTGCTCGGTGCTCAGTGGGGTGACGAAGGCAAGGGAAAGGCAACCGACCTGCTCGGTGGCTCGGTGGACTATGTGGTGCGCTACCAGGGCGGCAACAACGCCGGCCACACGGTAGTCGTGGGCGATCAGAAGTACGCCCTCCACCTCCTCCCTTCCGGAATCCTGTCTCCGGGGTGCACCCCGGTCATCGGCAACGGTGTCGTCGTCGATCCGTCGGTCCTGTTCTCCGAGCTGAACGGACTGAACGACCGCGGCGTCGACACCTCCAAGCTCCTGATCAGCGGCAACGCCCACATCATCACGCCCTACAACGTCACCGTCGACAAGGTGACGGAACGCTTCCTCGGAAAGCGCAAGATCGGCACGACGGGGCGCGGCATCGGACCGACCTACGCCGACAAGATCAACCGCGTGGGCATCCGCATCCAGGACCTGTACGACGAGTCGATCCTGACCCAGAAGGTCGAGGCGGCCCTCGACGGCAAGAACCAGCTCCTGACCAAGGTCTTCAACCGACGCGCCATAGAGGTCGGTCAGGTCGTCGAGGAGCTGCTGAGCTACGCGGACCGGCTCAAGCCCTACGTCGCCGACACGGTCCTGGTGCTCAACCAGGCCCTGGAGCAGGACAAGGTCGTCCTGTTCGAGGGTGGCCAGGGCACGCTCCTGGACATCGACCACGGCACGTACCCCTTCGTCACCTCCAGCAACCCCACCGCGGGCGGTGCCTGCACGGGTGCGGGCGTCGGCCCCACGAAGATCAGCCGGGTCATCGGCATCCTCAAGGCCTACACGACCCGGGTCGGTTCGGGCCCGTTCCCGACCGAGCTGTTCGACGAGGACGGCGACGCCCTGCGCCGCATCGGCGGTGAGCGGGGTGTCACCACCGGCCGTGACCGTCGCTGCGGCTGGTTCGACGCGGTGATCGCCCGGTACGCGACCCGCGTCAACGGCCTCACCGACTTCTTCCTCACCAAGCTCGACGTGCTCACCGGCTGGGAGCAGATCCCGGTCTGTGTCGCGTACGAGATCGACGGCGAGCGCGTCGAGGAGCTCCCGTACTCCCAGACCGACTTCCACCACGCGAAGCCGGTCTACGAGTACCTCCCGGGCTGGAGCGAGGACATCACCAAGGCGAAGTCCTTCTCCGACCTCCCGAAGAACGCCCAGGACTACGTGAAGGCGCTGGAGGAGATGTCCGGCGCCCCGATCTCCGCGATCGGCGTGGGCCCGGGCCGGGACGAGACGATCGAGATCAACTCGTTCCTGTAAATCCCTTTTGTTCGCCAGCTGTTGGGCCGGTCATGGACTTCCTTGACCGGCCCATGGCTTGCTCCTGGTTCCGCGCGCGACCGGCGGGACGGGACTATCTACGCGGGTAGTTCCGTCTCTCCTCCCTCCCCCTTTCCAGGAGCCCTTCCATGCCCGTCAGTCCCCTGAACCGTCGAGCGTTCGTGAAGAAGTCAGCCGTCACCGGTGCGGCCGTGGCCGTCGCGGGGACGGCGGGAGCTCCCGCCGCCCAGGCCGCCGAGCGCGAGCCGGTGCAGAAGAACCGCACCTGGTCGTTCTCCGTCCTCGGCACCACCGACCTGCACAGCCACGTCTTCGACTGGGACTACTACCTCGACAAGGCGTACTCCGACAGCAAGGGCAACTCCGTCGGTGTCGCCCGGGTCGCCACGCTCATCAAGCAGCAGCGCGCGGCCAAGGGTGAGGAGCACGTGCTGCTCGTCGACGCCGGCGACATCATCCAGGGCACCTCACTGGCGTACTA
This portion of the Streptomyces canus genome encodes:
- a CDS encoding diacylglycerol kinase — translated: MAEVATSATFDHLLVVIDPVARQTDGESVRIVKDVLSAGAATKVCLPDGPEEFARALARRGSRRPVVVGDDRALMRAVVLLHRQRQLAECVLSVVPVGPMLGVAHALGVPMGAVAAARAVLEGTERRLDMLVDDSDGVVLGALRIPALVAREEPVEAARPWLRTCQSLVRTLVPARPARETAPVLPGPSRLRVEVDGVTLVDLDQPLEAVSVTPGYGGGLASVEIRPLSVGAEASPLLATGRTVTVTGADFRYRADAGVAGPVRRRTWTVREGALGLVLPGR
- a CDS encoding adenylosuccinate synthase yields the protein MPALVLLGAQWGDEGKGKATDLLGGSVDYVVRYQGGNNAGHTVVVGDQKYALHLLPSGILSPGCTPVIGNGVVVDPSVLFSELNGLNDRGVDTSKLLISGNAHIITPYNVTVDKVTERFLGKRKIGTTGRGIGPTYADKINRVGIRIQDLYDESILTQKVEAALDGKNQLLTKVFNRRAIEVGQVVEELLSYADRLKPYVADTVLVLNQALEQDKVVLFEGGQGTLLDIDHGTYPFVTSSNPTAGGACTGAGVGPTKISRVIGILKAYTTRVGSGPFPTELFDEDGDALRRIGGERGVTTGRDRRCGWFDAVIARYATRVNGLTDFFLTKLDVLTGWEQIPVCVAYEIDGERVEELPYSQTDFHHAKPVYEYLPGWSEDITKAKSFSDLPKNAQDYVKALEEMSGAPISAIGVGPGRDETIEINSFL